CAGTTAGTTAAAGAAATTAATGAAAGGGAAGATTCAAAATATTATTTAGCATTGGCTAGAATATTGGAGAGTTTTTTAAAATTTGAACAAGAAATTTACACATAAAAAGGTGGTAATCTCACAAAGACTTTTTATTTTAAAAAGGTCTTTTTGGGATTATCCCAAATCTCAAATTTAAGGAGCTTAAATGGAGAAAAGTAGGCGCGAATTCCTAAAAAACGCTACTAAAACTTCAATAGCTGTCGCTGGTGTGAGTGTTGCATTGGCGGGTTGTAGCAAAAAGGGAAGCAGTGAGAATCTAGTTCGTGGGAAGTCTCCCAAGACAGAGATTCTTTATCAAAAAACAAAACAATGGGATATGTATTATTCTGTTGCAAAATAAAGGAGGTTAAGCTATGAGTGAGGCATTAAAAAGACGCCAAACAAGGCGTGCATTTTTAAAAATGACGGCACTTGGAAGTTTGGCTGGGGCTAGTGTAGCCTTAGGTGCTGATAGTCAAAAAACTATGCGTCCTGCAACTACTCAAGAGTTACAGGAAAAATACCCAAACTCTCAAAAAATTAAAACAATCTGCACCCATTGTTCGGTAGGTTGTGGAATCGTTGCTGAAGTGGTTGATGGCGTGTGGGTTCGTCAAGAAGTTGCACAAGATCACCCTGTTTCTCAAGGTGGGCATTGCTGTAAAGGTGCTGATTTGATTGATAGAGCAAGAAGTGAAACAAGATTGCGTTATCCACTTGAGAAAAAAGATGGAAAATGGGCACGATTAAAATATGATGAAGCAATGGATAAAATTGCAGCACAACTTAAGCAGATTCGCGAGGAAAGCGGACCTGATGCAGTTATGTTTTTAGGTAGTGCAAAGTGTTCAAATGAGCAAAGCTATTATATTAGAAAATTTGCAGCTTTTTTTGGGACAAATAATATAGATCATTGCGCAAGAGTTTGACACTCCCCTACAGTTGCCGGTGTGGCAAATACATTTGGGTATGGTGGAATGACAAACCATCTTGGCGATATGATGTTCTCAAAATACATTTTAATTATTGGTGCAAATCCAGCTGTTAATCACCCTGTATCAATGGTGCATATTTTAAGAGCTAAAGAAAAAGGTGCTAAGCTTGTTTGTATTGATCCTAGATTCACAAAAACCGCGGCGAAATGTGATGAATTTCATCGAATACGAAGTGGGACAGATATAGCCTTTGCATATGGATTACTCAATCATATTATTGCCAACAATCTTTATGATGAGAAATTCTTAAAAGAACGCGTTTATGGGTATGAAGAAATCATCAAAGAAGCACAAAAATTTTCTCCAGAGGTAGCAGCAGATATTTGTGGAATACCTGCAGATGAAATTAGACACATTGCCGAAGAAATGGCGGCAGCTAAACCTGCAAGTTTGATTTGGAATCAAGGTCTTACACAACACACAGTAGGAACTTCCAATACAAGAATTATGCCTATTTTACAAATGTTTTTAGGCAATATTGGTAAAAATGGTGGGGGTGTGAATATCCTTAGAGGACATGATAATGTGCAAGGTGCATCAGATATGAATAATCTTTCTGATTCTTTGCCAGGCTATTATGGTTTAGGTGAGCCTGCTTGGAGACATTTCTGCAAACATTGGGGTGTTGATTATGAGTGGATGCTAGGGCGCTTTAAAAATAAAGAAATGATGGGTGCAACTGGTTTTGCGCATTCAACTTGGAAATTTGGCGTTTTAGATGAAGAAAATATGGCAAACAATGGTGGCACAAAGCTTAGAGCATTGGTTGTAATTGGTTCTGGTATGACAACGGTTTCTTTGCTTGATCTTCAAAAGAAAGCAATGGATCAGCTTGATTTGGTTGTTTTTGTTGATCCTTATGTGAATGATTTGGCTATTTATAGTGATAGAACCGATAATTTATTTATGCTACCTGCAGCATCTCAAATGGAAACAGCAGGTTCTGTAGCAGCAACAAATAGAAGTTATCAATGGCGAAGCAAGGTTATGGAACCACTTTTTGAATGTCGCCCTGATGAAGAGTTCTTGTTTGGTTTAGCCGATCGACTAGGATTCTTAAAAGAATATCAATGGAGATTGTATGACATTGCAAAATCTAAAGGAAGAGATCAATTTATTTGGCCTGATGATGCAACAACAGAATTAACTCAAAGCATTAGAAGTATTGGTTTACAAGGAATGAGCCCAGAGCGATTAAAAGCACACCAAGAAAATTGGCATATGTTTGACAAAGTAACTCTAGAAGGAACTGGTCCATTTAAAGGTGATTATTATGGATTGCCATGGCCTTGTTGGAGCGATAAGCACCCTGGAACTCCTGTAATGTATAATGATAGTATTCCAGTTATGCGTGGAGGTATGGGATTCCGCGTAAATTGGGGAGTTACAAGTCCAGATGGACAAAGTATGCTAACTGAGAGAACTTTGCCAAATGCTAAACATCAAGGTGGGCATGCACCTGTAAGTGCTGCAAATGCTGAATCTTTAGGTATTAAACTGACTGAAGAAGAAAAGCAAGCGGTGGCAGGGACGACTTTTGCTATGGGAATTGGAAATAATATTCTAGTAGAAAAGGCGCTTGAAGCAGGACTTTGCCCTTATGGTAATGGTAAAGCAAGAGCAAAAGTATGGAATTGGTATGATCAAATTCCATTGCATAGAGAACCATTGCATTCTGTGCGTGGAGATTTAGTGAGCAAATATCCAAGTTTCCCTGATAAGAAAAATCATTTTAGGGCTAATATACAATATATTTCTCGCCAAACAGAAAAAGATTGGGTAAAAGAATATCCAGTTAATATGCTTAGTGGGCGACTTGTGGCACATATGGGAACAGGTGCAGAAACAAGAAGTGCGAAATATTTAGCTGAAGTTGAAGGTGAAATGTTTGTAGAGATTCATCCAGATAAAGCTGCAGAGATGAATATTAGAAATGGCGATAAGCTTTGGATTTATGGAACCAATGGTGCTAGAATCTTAGTGCCTGCAAAAATCTCTACGAGAGTAGATTATAATAGCATTTGGTTGCCTCAAAACTTCTCTGGGTTAGATCAAGGTGAATCAAGACTTGAAAACTATCCAGAAGGAACAAAGCCTTATGTTATTGGTGAATCGGCTAATATGATTTCAAGTTATGGATTTGATTATAATTCTGCTTGTCCAGAGACAAAATGTGGTCTATGTCGAATTGAAAAAGCACAATAAGGAGTGAAAATGAGTAATACTAATCAAGAAATACTTGCAAATTTCTCAAGAATCAAGTTTTATTGTGATACTAATCGATGCATAGAATGTCATGGGTGTGATGTGGCTTGTAAAGAGGCGCATCATTTGCCTGTTGGTGTTAATCGCCGCAGAGTTGTTGTGCTTAATGAAGGACAAGTAGGCAAAGAAAGTGCCGTGTCAGTAGCTTGTATGCATTGTGCTGATGCGCCTTGTGCACAAGTTTGCCCAGTGGATTGTTTTTATATTCGTGCAGATGGAATCGTTTTGCACGATAAAAAGACATGTATCGGCTGTGGTTATTGTTTGTATGCTTGTCCTTTTGGTGCTCCACAATTCCCTAAAAATGGAGTATTTGAAAGTCGTGGAGCAATGGATAAATGCACTTTCTGTGCAGGTGGTCCAGAAGAAACTAATAGTGAAGAAGAATACAGACTTTATGGACAAAATAGAATCGCTGAAGGTAAAGTGCCAATGTGTGCGAGTATGTGTTCTACTAAAGCACTCTTAGCGGGAAGTAGTGAAGAAGTGTCTAACATTATTACGCATCGCGCAACCGTGAGAGGCGAAAATATGCCAAATGCTGTGCCAAATGTGTGGAAAACCGCTTATGGAAATTAGGAGGATTCTATGAAAACTTATAAAAATTTCTTTAGAATCTTTGTAATTTTAATGGGATTTGCCTTAACTTTATGGGCGGCAGATCCAAGTGTTCCACAAGAGGGAGGCAAACAATATGCAGAAGTGGTTGAGGGTAATAACGCTTTAATGCATAATCCAATGAATACAAAACTTTATGGTGGTCCTGAAGTAGAAGCGATTAAAGCTTGGGGAGTGAATTCTCCCAATGCTGTAGGTTGGGGTGAGATTTTCACTCTTTTGCAAGGGCATTATTTTGCAACTATCTTTGCAATTATTATTGTGTTAGTTCCGTTGGCTTTTTTAACGCATTTTATTGTTGTAGGGCAGAAAAAATTTTCGCATGGTCGAAAAATTAAAGTTTTCTCGCGTTATAATATTATCGTGCATTGGTGTGCAGCAATCCCTTTTGTGCTTTTATGTCTAACTGGGTTAATTATGGTTTTTGGTGATAAACTTGGTGGAGGTAGCTTTGTTAGATTTGCTAGAGATGTGCATGGGATTGTAACAATTTTATTTGCAATTTTTGGTGTTTTAATGTTTTTAATGTGGATAAAACCTGCACTTTTTAAGCTTTATGATATTAAATGGTTAATGATTATGGGAGGCTATTTAAGCAAAGAAAAGCATCCTATTCCTGCTGGTAAATTCAATGCTGGACAAAAAATGTGGTTTTGGGTTTGCACGGTTGGCGGGTTTATGATGATTATTTCTGGTGCTTTTATGTTCTTTCAATTTAGCGATATTGAAACGCTAAGAGTTATGGCTTTGGTGCATAATGTCATAGGATTTTTTATTATAGCGCTTTTGATTACTCATATTTATATGGCTGTTTTTGCGATTGAAGGTGCATTGAGCTCTATTATTGATGGAAATATGGGCGAAGAAGAAATAGCTATTTTGCATAGCTATTATTATCAAGAAATCAATAAAGCCTAAGATGGATCAGTTTTATCAAAATTTACAGATAGAACAAATTTCTCCTAGTGGATTTCTTTCCACTAGAGAAGATTCTGTTATCAAAGAAGAGCGTATTGCTTTTTATCTTAATGATCAAAAATTACTCTCTGTAATGAGTATCCCTTATGAACAAGATTATCATTTTGTTGGTTTTTTAATGAGTGAAGGTGTGATTAGTGATCTTTCATGTATTGATTCTATTAAGATTGCAGAAGATGGAAAATCTGTATCGTTAAAAGCAAAAATAGAAGAAAAAATGCTTAAAAATCTTTTTAGAGAAAAAACTTTAACTTCGGGCTGTTGTGTTGGTGTTGCGGGTAATTTAGAAGGCAATATTGTTACAAAATTTATTGAAAGCCCCTATAAGATAACAACCAAAAAGATTTTTGAGCATTTAAAATTTTTTGAGACTAATACAGAGCTTTTCTCTAAAACAGGTTGTGTGCATAAGGCGATGTTGGTTTTGAATGATAAAATATTTATTTCAGAGGATATTGGTCGGCATAATGCGATTGATAAGGTGATGGGTAAAGCAAGAATGTTAGGTTTTAACACACAAGATTCTATATTATTTGTAAGTGGGCGGTTGTCTTTGGAGATGGTTGTTAAAGCAGTTATGCATAATATTCCTATTGTAGTTTCTAAAGCCGCAGCTACTTTTATGGGAATCAAAGCAGCTCAAGAAACAGGAGTAACGCTCATTGGTTTTGCTAGGGGAGAAAAGGCAAATGTTTATACGCATAGTGGAAGAATTATTGGATAAAGAATTGTAAAGGTAATCAAATTTAATGATTTGATTTTTGCTTAATTAGAATATTTAGTTGTAATAACATAAAAATCAAATAATAGAGTTATTTTTATAGATATTTTTTAATAATTTAAAAAATTTTTAACAAATGGTAGTAATTTTAGAATTGTCAAGATATTCTTGGCATTTTTTAGGCAAGATTTTATGTGAAATTTTGCAAAAGGTATTTGATATGGAAAGAGTATTTGGGCGTAAAGAATGGATAAAGAATTTAAAAAGCCAGATTATGGATTTGCAGAGTGCAGGAAAAAGTGATAAAGAAATCAAAAAACAGATTCGAGGGGAATTTACTAGGTATTCTACAACGCTAGAAAAAATAATACAAATAATTTTTATAGTTTTGTTGATTGGTTTTGTTTTACTTGGAATCCATATTGGTTATACAATTTTGTTGTGGGAAGCAAATCTCTATGCTTATAATGATTCTTTGTGGTCTCCTTATGTTTCAATGCTGATTTTTGGCGTAGTGTGTGTGCTTTTGTTTATGATTTTTAGTTTTTGGTTTGGGCTTTTTATGGATTGGCTAGTGTATCATAAAATCCTAAATGATTCTTTGAATGAAAATTTTTATCTTAAGTTACTTAGAGCCTTGCTTGTTTTGGCTTGTTTGGGTTTTATTATTTTTATGGTTATGGTATTTGTCGTAGGGTGGCAAATTTCTGAATTTTATGGAATGCCTTTGGGGAGAAGTTTATTTGAAACTTTTATGGAGATTGTTGATTAATGGAAATTGGTGTTGTTAGTAAGTTAAGGCTTGGTAGATTTGTAGAATTTGGAGCCTACTTACAAAATAAAGGAGAAGAGGTTTTATTGCCCAATAAATATTTACCAAAAGATTCTAAGATAGGCGATATGATTGAAGTTTTTTTATATCACGATTCAGAGGGTAGAGTGATTGCTACAACTTTGAAGCCTAAAGCACAAAGAGGAGAAATTGTAGTCTTAGAGATAGTGGATAGGAATCATTTGGGTTGTTTTTTGGATTTGGGAATTGCTAAGGATTTGTTTATGCCTACTCAAAATCCACAAAAATTTAGCATAAATTCGCAAGTGCTAGTGTTTATCACCACAGATAAGCAAGGGCGTTTGATTGCTAAAGTAAATATCAAACCCTATTTAAAGAGCTTAAAAAATATCAATAAGCAAGAGTTAGGTATTTTCTCTAAAGTGGAAATTATCCCCTTTAGAGAAAGTAATTTGGGATATGAATGTGTCATAAATGGAG
This portion of the Helicobacter canadensis MIT 98-5491 genome encodes:
- a CDS encoding twin-arginine translocation signal domain-containing protein; this encodes MEKSRREFLKNATKTSIAVAGVSVALAGCSKKGSSENLVRGKSPKTEILYQKTKQWDMYYSVAK
- a CDS encoding molybdopterin-dependent oxidoreductase: MSEALKRRQTRRAFLKMTALGSLAGASVALGADSQKTMRPATTQELQEKYPNSQKIKTICTHCSVGCGIVAEVVDGVWVRQEVAQDHPVSQGGHCCKGADLIDRARSETRLRYPLEKKDGKWARLKYDEAMDKIAAQLKQIREESGPDAVMFLGSAKCSNEQSYYIRKFAAFFGTNNIDHCARVUHSPTVAGVANTFGYGGMTNHLGDMMFSKYILIIGANPAVNHPVSMVHILRAKEKGAKLVCIDPRFTKTAAKCDEFHRIRSGTDIAFAYGLLNHIIANNLYDEKFLKERVYGYEEIIKEAQKFSPEVAADICGIPADEIRHIAEEMAAAKPASLIWNQGLTQHTVGTSNTRIMPILQMFLGNIGKNGGGVNILRGHDNVQGASDMNNLSDSLPGYYGLGEPAWRHFCKHWGVDYEWMLGRFKNKEMMGATGFAHSTWKFGVLDEENMANNGGTKLRALVVIGSGMTTVSLLDLQKKAMDQLDLVVFVDPYVNDLAIYSDRTDNLFMLPAASQMETAGSVAATNRSYQWRSKVMEPLFECRPDEEFLFGLADRLGFLKEYQWRLYDIAKSKGRDQFIWPDDATTELTQSIRSIGLQGMSPERLKAHQENWHMFDKVTLEGTGPFKGDYYGLPWPCWSDKHPGTPVMYNDSIPVMRGGMGFRVNWGVTSPDGQSMLTERTLPNAKHQGGHAPVSAANAESLGIKLTEEEKQAVAGTTFAMGIGNNILVEKALEAGLCPYGNGKARAKVWNWYDQIPLHREPLHSVRGDLVSKYPSFPDKKNHFRANIQYISRQTEKDWVKEYPVNMLSGRLVAHMGTGAETRSAKYLAEVEGEMFVEIHPDKAAEMNIRNGDKLWIYGTNGARILVPAKISTRVDYNSIWLPQNFSGLDQGESRLENYPEGTKPYVIGESANMISSYGFDYNSACPETKCGLCRIEKAQ
- the fdh3B gene encoding formate dehydrogenase FDH3 subunit beta, which gives rise to MSNTNQEILANFSRIKFYCDTNRCIECHGCDVACKEAHHLPVGVNRRRVVVLNEGQVGKESAVSVACMHCADAPCAQVCPVDCFYIRADGIVLHDKKTCIGCGYCLYACPFGAPQFPKNGVFESRGAMDKCTFCAGGPEETNSEEEYRLYGQNRIAEGKVPMCASMCSTKALLAGSSEEVSNIITHRATVRGENMPNAVPNVWKTAYGN
- a CDS encoding formate dehydrogenase subunit gamma, whose protein sequence is MKTYKNFFRIFVILMGFALTLWAADPSVPQEGGKQYAEVVEGNNALMHNPMNTKLYGGPEVEAIKAWGVNSPNAVGWGEIFTLLQGHYFATIFAIIIVLVPLAFLTHFIVVGQKKFSHGRKIKVFSRYNIIVHWCAAIPFVLLCLTGLIMVFGDKLGGGSFVRFARDVHGIVTILFAIFGVLMFLMWIKPALFKLYDIKWLMIMGGYLSKEKHPIPAGKFNAGQKMWFWVCTVGGFMMIISGAFMFFQFSDIETLRVMALVHNVIGFFIIALLITHIYMAVFAIEGALSSIIDGNMGEEEIAILHSYYYQEINKA
- the fdhD gene encoding formate dehydrogenase accessory sulfurtransferase FdhD, which gives rise to MDQFYQNLQIEQISPSGFLSTREDSVIKEERIAFYLNDQKLLSVMSIPYEQDYHFVGFLMSEGVISDLSCIDSIKIAEDGKSVSLKAKIEEKMLKNLFREKTLTSGCCVGVAGNLEGNIVTKFIESPYKITTKKIFEHLKFFETNTELFSKTGCVHKAMLVLNDKIFISEDIGRHNAIDKVMGKARMLGFNTQDSILFVSGRLSLEMVVKAVMHNIPIVVSKAAATFMGIKAAQETGVTLIGFARGEKANVYTHSGRIIG
- a CDS encoding S1 RNA-binding domain-containing protein; this translates as MEIGVVSKLRLGRFVEFGAYLQNKGEEVLLPNKYLPKDSKIGDMIEVFLYHDSEGRVIATTLKPKAQRGEIVVLEIVDRNHLGCFLDLGIAKDLFMPTQNPQKFSINSQVLVFITTDKQGRLIAKVNIKPYLKSLKNINKQELGIFSKVEIIPFRESNLGYECVINGEYLGLLYRSEIFEKIKFFKKREGFIKKIYPNGKCDLSLKPPLAKKDSISEAQEVLERLKESGGHLKMHYDSDPKEITKIFKMSKKSFKRALTSLIEQDKIIFKAKEGIWLKV